Proteins co-encoded in one Pseudopipra pipra isolate bDixPip1 chromosome 12, bDixPip1.hap1, whole genome shotgun sequence genomic window:
- the LOC135420666 gene encoding C2 calcium-dependent domain-containing protein 4C-like, which translates to MRCPGSPFPSRRRLPGAWGGPKGAFPRQALVRVPPPALGTTPAPTPCPAGQQRCFPSSSSPRGRAAGAAAGPAPPSSLPSLGQPPPFPSLPGWEVPGACRKGPARGGRRCWRLPEVPEPGEQRVGGAARSGGSHCSRWICPSGFSPLRTSCSATAMWFLEKIRASHESGNLPSSSFLGLPHGQNLSEKPRLGAAAFPNVLTPDKIPEFCIPPRLTGSGSMKGTGSHQNHSSVDAAFTSANSPSSLPHLIQVESVEEEMTALEDESTNSDPQSQAALSLPHFPRAPTSYGFYTLLESPHTRRKESIFHGDPRGALPSLVLPRSRANTFSGKGSTSNPIAISFSSMRLPPKQLSLHRQGACDSDTASSSESSPFSSPLLSRSPPRPCSLTKAQSQEGLLCRALKAKSKSSVARNNSLSTEESSSTDNSPSAIRRASEGLLATRAFSTSCSPLFPLDLPRSRERLVGESTVVMDRGGLLRLSAEYCSENERLRIRLISAEGLYEDSVEPKHINCCISFSLVPGKTQKQRSTVIKRSRNPIFNEDFFFDGIAEEELHSLSMRMKATNKGCSMRRDYTLGERQLPLMSMLSV; encoded by the exons ATGCGCTGCccgggcagccccttcccctcccgcAGGCGGCTCCCGGGGGCGTGGGGCGGCCCTAAAGGCGCTTTCCCGAGACAGGCCCTTGTCCGAgtccctccccctgccctgggcacgaCTCCGGCGCCCACACCGTGTCCAGCGGGGCAGCAGCGgtgctttccctcctcctcctctccccgcGGGAGAGCGGCAGGCGCGGCCGCCGGCCCGGCACCCCcttcttccctgccctccctcggGCAGCCCCCTCCGTTCCCGTCCCTCCCCGGGTGGGAGGTGCCCGGTGCCTGTAGAAAAGGGCCGGCTCGGGGCGGCCGGAGGTGTTGGCGGCTGCCGGAGGTGCCCGAGCCCGGCGAGCAGCGAGTCGGGGGTGCTGCCCGGAGCGGGGGCTCGCACTGCTCCAG gTGGATTTGTCCATCGGGCTTTTCCCCTTTGAGGACCTCCTGCTCAGCTACAGCAATGTGGTTCCTGGAAAAGATCAGAGCATCACATGAAAGTGGAAATCTCCCTAGCTCTTCCTTCCTGGGACTGCCACATGGCCAAAACCTGTCAGAAAAACCCCGACTGggggctgctgcttttccaaacgTGCTCACCCCCGACAAAATCCCCGAATTCTGCATTCCCCCCAGGCTGACCGGCTCTGGCTCCATGAAGGGCACTGGCTCCCACCAGAATCACAGTTCAGTAGATGCAGCTTTTACCTCTGCCAATAGCCCCAGCTCTTTGCCACACCTCATCCAGGTGGAAAGTGTTgaagaggaaatgacagccctggAGGACGAAAGCACCAACTCGGACCCCCAGTCCCAAGCAGCGCTTTCCCTGCCCCACTTTCCCAGAGCCCCCACTTCCTATGGCTTCTACACTTTGCTGGAGAGCCCCCACACCAGGAGGAAGGAGTCCATCTTCCACGGTGACCCCCGCggtgccctgcccagcctggtgCTGCCTCGGTCCAGAGCCAACACCTTCAGTGGCAAGGGCAGCACCTCTAATCCCATTGCCATCAGCTTTTCCTCGATGAGGCTGCCTCCCAAGCAGCTCTCTCTGCACAGGCAGGGCGCCTGTGACAGCGACACTGCCTCCTCCAGCGAATCCTCTCCTTTCAGCTCTCCTCTTCTGAGCAGGTCCCCTCCCAGACCCTGCTCCCTGACCAAAGCACAGAGTCAGGAGGGGTTGCTCTGCCGAGCACTGAAAGCCAAGAGCAAATCCAGCGTGGCCAGGAACAATTCCCTCTCTACGGAGGAGAGCAGCTCCACCGATAACAGCCCCAGCGCCATCAGGAGGGCCTCGGAGGGGCTGCTCGCCACGCGGGCCTTCAGCACGTCCTGCTCTCCCCTCTTTCCTCTGGACCTGCCCCGCAGTCGGGAGAGGCTGGTGGGAGAGAGCACGGTGGTGATGGACAGGGGGGGGCTGCTGAGGCTGTCGGCCGAGTACTGCTCCGAGAACGAGCGGCTGCGCATCCGCCTCATCAGCGCCGAGGGCCTGTACGAGGACTCCGTGGAGCCCAAACACATCAACTGCTGCATCTCCTTCTCCCTGGTGCCAGGGAAAACACAGAAGCAGAGAAGCACTGTTATAAAGAGGAGCAGAAATCCCATCTTCAACGAGGACTTCTTTTTTGATGGCATTGCAGAGGAAGAGCTGCACAGCCTCTCCATGAGGATGAAAGCCACGAATAAAGGGTGCAGTATGAGAAGGGACTACACCTTGGGAGAACGGCAGCTGCCTTTAATGAGTATGTTGTCAGTGTAA